In the Pseudomonas sp. DTU_2021_1001937_2_SI_NGA_ILE_001 genome, one interval contains:
- a CDS encoding efflux RND transporter periplasmic adaptor subunit — protein sequence MSGHSPTRRTRLAGLGFAAFLTLGGCSQGAAPGSPPPRAVKLAMPYSLDSAAPVLPGVIRQAQNSALAFEQPGRVTRMTVEVGAQVAAGQVLVEQDGEAARLRLAQAEARRRASAIDLTQRRHEHQRTQQLFSQGNASAADLERSDTALQTARTQAQVTDAEAAQAGRELNLTRLVAPFAGRVVSRVAQPLRQVAAGEVLLTLQGNGPRQVVVQVPSRYAQRLKPGDRAQGLLAAGGGSVELSLIGLSPVAENGLLQEAVFELPDGQTTLPSGSVLNVQLPADGASSLAIASSALLPGQDAGSAQVYLFMEGSSQVVLRNVRVAALQGDQALISAGLQPYDQVVVAGAAFLRPGERVTRYQPTTVIVRD from the coding sequence ATGTCTGGCCACTCTCCCACCCGCCGGACCCGCCTGGCCGGGCTGGGCTTCGCTGCGTTTCTCACGCTGGGCGGCTGTTCGCAGGGCGCCGCGCCCGGCAGCCCGCCACCGCGCGCGGTCAAGCTGGCCATGCCGTACAGCCTGGACAGCGCGGCGCCAGTGCTCCCAGGGGTGATACGCCAGGCGCAAAACAGCGCGCTGGCGTTCGAGCAGCCTGGCAGGGTGACGCGCATGACCGTGGAAGTAGGTGCACAGGTAGCGGCGGGCCAGGTGCTGGTCGAGCAGGACGGCGAAGCGGCACGTCTGCGCCTGGCACAGGCCGAAGCTCGGCGCCGCGCCAGCGCCATCGACCTGACCCAGCGTCGGCATGAACACCAGCGCACCCAGCAGTTGTTCAGCCAGGGCAATGCCTCGGCGGCGGACCTCGAACGCAGCGACACGGCGCTGCAGACCGCGCGAACGCAAGCGCAGGTCACCGACGCTGAGGCCGCCCAGGCCGGCCGCGAGCTGAACCTCACGCGCCTGGTCGCCCCCTTCGCCGGCCGGGTGGTGAGCAGGGTCGCGCAACCGCTGCGCCAGGTCGCCGCCGGCGAAGTGCTGTTGACCCTGCAGGGCAATGGCCCGCGCCAGGTGGTGGTGCAGGTACCGAGCCGCTACGCCCAGCGGCTCAAGCCCGGCGACCGCGCACAGGGTTTGCTGGCGGCCGGCGGCGGCAGCGTCGAATTGAGCCTGATCGGCCTGTCGCCGGTGGCCGAAAACGGCTTGCTGCAGGAGGCCGTCTTCGAGCTGCCGGATGGCCAGACCACACTGCCCAGCGGCAGCGTGCTGAACGTGCAACTGCCCGCCGATGGTGCCTCGTCACTGGCGATTGCCAGCAGCGCCCTGCTGCCCGGCCAGGACGCCGGCAGCGCCCAGGTTTACCTGTTCATGGAAGGTTCCAGCCAGGTGGTGCTGCGCAACGTGCGCGTCGCCGCCCTGCAGGGCGACCAGGCGCTGATCAGCGCCGGCCTGCAGCCTTACGACCAGGTCGTGGTGGCCGGCGCCGCATTCCTCAGGCCGGGCGAGCGTGTCACGCGCTACCAGCCCACCACTGTCATCGTCCGGGATTGA
- a CDS encoding MipA/OmpV family protein, whose protein sequence is MTYRPSTRPLLALCLTALSGLPLAQAAEPSLWGDHTDVSVGLAAGAASRYMGSKDYRPQVVPLVSVQRGVLFADTTRGLGLQWQSPQGLTLSGAFNYDFGRDDRDSNSRPGSDRLRGMGEINGATVFDLNLSQALTPWLSLNLEGEWRVAGEQRGDRYRMGLEAITLHTDSDTLAVDLDAHAGSQRFNQTWFGVTPQQSLNSGFAIERSDAGIYAYSTALNWLHNFDTHWSSLATLTVTHYTDQVRDSPLLQRSTAATGTLALTYSF, encoded by the coding sequence ATGACCTACCGACCCAGCACCCGCCCCCTGCTTGCCCTGTGCCTCACGGCACTGTCCGGGCTACCCCTGGCCCAGGCCGCCGAGCCATCGCTGTGGGGCGACCACACCGATGTCAGCGTCGGCCTGGCAGCCGGTGCCGCGAGCCGCTACATGGGCTCGAAGGACTATCGACCGCAGGTCGTCCCGCTGGTCAGCGTGCAGCGCGGCGTGCTGTTCGCCGACACCACCCGCGGTCTTGGCCTGCAATGGCAATCGCCGCAGGGCCTGACCCTGAGCGGAGCGTTCAACTACGACTTCGGCCGTGACGATCGTGACAGCAACTCCCGTCCCGGCAGCGACCGCCTGCGTGGCATGGGCGAAATCAACGGCGCCACGGTCTTCGACCTCAACCTCAGCCAGGCCCTGACGCCTTGGCTGAGCCTCAACCTGGAAGGCGAATGGCGCGTGGCCGGCGAACAGCGTGGCGACCGCTACCGCATGGGCCTGGAAGCCATCACGCTGCACACCGACAGCGACACCCTGGCCGTGGACCTGGATGCCCACGCCGGTAGCCAGCGTTTCAACCAGACCTGGTTCGGTGTCACCCCGCAACAAAGCCTGAACAGCGGCTTTGCCATCGAGCGCAGCGATGCCGGGATCTACGCCTACTCCACCGCGCTGAACTGGCTGCACAACTTCGATACGCACTGGAGCTCGCTGGCCACGCTGACCGTGACGCATTACACCGATCAGGTCCGCGACAGCCCGCTGCTGCAGCGCAGTACCGCCGCGACCGGCACCCTCGCCCTGACCTACAGCTTCTGA
- a CDS encoding sensor histidine kinase — MKPQRPLWQWVGWRMSLLAIGAVVLIAGCMYLYFLWGDWYIMRNVPEAARSELLELRAAPQANEQRLWELFSRYYPVESFLPGIASRDWWVLLCLVLAAVPLILLAGFRLSRPLSGQVSAIAAAARQVAAGDLETRFDVAATAPDEVRCLAQDLNRLTTRLQQYEIEVRDSSAILAHELRTPLNAASVRVQGILDEVFPADTRQLEMVKRQLDLLGTLVGDLHTLSLARAGQLALEQREFILAALVEERLAWFAPQLQAEGVNLRLALLPGQQLWADRERVGQLLNIVLENFLRYAAAGGELEIVQTQQDERMVLAFLDRGPGIAEEDLEKVFNRFWRADSSRARHLGGSGLGLSIARAICEAHQGRIEAQCRPGGGAVIRIELPVSCAAGA; from the coding sequence ATGAAACCTCAACGGCCGTTGTGGCAGTGGGTCGGCTGGCGCATGAGCCTGCTGGCGATTGGCGCGGTGGTGCTGATCGCCGGCTGCATGTATCTGTACTTCCTGTGGGGCGACTGGTACATCATGCGCAACGTCCCGGAGGCGGCGCGCAGCGAGCTGCTGGAGCTACGCGCCGCGCCGCAAGCCAATGAGCAGCGGCTCTGGGAGCTGTTCAGCCGCTACTACCCCGTAGAGAGTTTTCTGCCGGGCATCGCCAGCCGTGACTGGTGGGTGCTGCTGTGCCTGGTGCTGGCGGCCGTGCCGCTGATCCTCCTGGCGGGGTTTCGCCTGTCACGACCGCTGTCGGGGCAGGTTTCGGCGATTGCCGCCGCGGCCCGCCAGGTCGCCGCCGGGGACCTGGAGACGCGCTTCGACGTGGCGGCCACGGCGCCGGATGAAGTGCGTTGCCTGGCCCAGGACCTCAATCGGCTGACCACCCGCCTGCAGCAGTACGAGATCGAGGTGCGCGATTCGAGCGCGATCCTCGCCCATGAGCTGCGCACCCCCCTCAACGCGGCTTCGGTGAGGGTGCAAGGCATTCTCGACGAGGTGTTTCCCGCCGACACCCGGCAACTGGAAATGGTCAAGCGCCAGCTCGACCTGCTGGGCACTCTGGTCGGCGACCTGCATACCCTGTCGTTGGCGCGCGCCGGCCAGTTGGCCCTGGAGCAGCGCGAATTCATCCTGGCGGCACTGGTCGAAGAGCGTCTGGCCTGGTTCGCACCGCAGTTGCAGGCCGAAGGCGTGAACCTGCGCCTGGCGCTGCTGCCCGGCCAGCAACTGTGGGCCGACCGCGAACGGGTCGGCCAGTTGCTCAACATCGTGCTGGAGAACTTCCTGCGCTATGCGGCGGCGGGCGGCGAGCTGGAGATCGTGCAGACCCAGCAGGACGAGCGGATGGTCCTGGCCTTTCTCGACCGTGGCCCCGGAATTGCCGAAGAGGACCTGGAAAAGGTGTTCAACCGCTTCTGGCGCGCCGACAGCTCGCGGGCCCGGCATCTGGGCGGCAGCGGCCTGGGGCTGTCCATTGCCCGG
- a CDS encoding response regulator, with protein MSDKRILIVEDDCDSASVLEAYLLRDGFVVALAADGRAGLEQFQQWRPDLVLLDMMLPRLNGTEVLAQIRRAGQTPVIMVTAVGDEPEKLGALRYGADDYVVKPYNPKEVVARVHAVLRRSAPAPLEERWLRHGRLAVDLESVRAGVEGADGALCPLDLTPTEYALLSILMSTPHKAFTREELLERCLPESDALGRVVDTHLHNLRRKLEAAGIMGVPVTVRAVGYRFT; from the coding sequence GTGAGCGATAAACGAATACTGATCGTCGAAGACGACTGTGACAGTGCCAGTGTGCTGGAGGCCTACCTGCTGCGTGATGGCTTCGTCGTGGCCCTGGCGGCCGACGGGCGTGCCGGCCTGGAGCAGTTCCAGCAGTGGCGGCCCGACCTGGTGCTGCTGGACATGATGCTGCCGCGCCTGAACGGCACCGAGGTGCTGGCGCAGATCCGCCGCGCCGGGCAGACACCGGTGATCATGGTCACCGCCGTCGGCGACGAGCCGGAGAAGCTCGGTGCCTTGCGCTACGGCGCCGACGATTACGTGGTCAAGCCCTACAACCCCAAGGAAGTGGTCGCGCGGGTGCACGCGGTGCTGCGCCGCAGTGCCCCGGCCCCTCTCGAGGAACGCTGGCTGCGCCACGGACGCCTGGCGGTGGACCTGGAAAGCGTGCGCGCTGGGGTGGAGGGCGCTGACGGCGCCCTGTGCCCACTGGACCTGACGCCCACCGAATATGCCTTGCTCAGCATTCTCATGAGCACCCCGCACAAGGCCTTTACCCGTGAAGAACTGCTCGAACGCTGCCTGCCGGAGAGCGACGCGCTGGGGCGGGTGGTCGATACCCATCTGCACAATCTGCGGCGCAAGCTGGAAGCCGCCGGGATCATGGGCGTGCCGGTGACCGTGCGCGCCGTCGGCTATCGCTTCACATGA
- a CDS encoding efflux transporter outer membrane subunit, translating into MTARPFNFLSALLITSLLALPGCSLTPAYQPPASPLPARLDATTATPTSIGPGVALQDDERRLLGELSHEPLLAELVSQALAGNRDYRIAQLKVEQARSRFGLSQAERWPVLGLQVQRQHQRFNDPVLDERYKQDLATATLGVSDFELDFFGRLASLSEQARHQLLASDLGSQAARGALVAEVARLYLQARQADEALQIASDAAEVSRQLRASLQTQVAAGAVAAAELDAAQNEELQARQRWQDSQSQRTQAYQALAWVTGYRLLPSPMPPATSPLAPAELPGELADLPSERLLQRFDVRAAEQRLRAADAGIGAARAAFFPSIRLSTGLGVASPALHDLFSSGSGLRLLSPSLSLPLFDGGRNQANLNAAQVARQMAVADYQRTLINAFRDMASGLEQRRQLLAQWQTLQARQQLAQRHSQRQEQQWQAGAGSLQARLQARLDTLQTSQALSQASQALFDNRLRLYRALHGIDDSVALPEANLEGNSP; encoded by the coding sequence ATGACAGCCCGTCCCTTCAACTTCCTCAGCGCGTTGCTCATCACCAGCCTGCTGGCCCTGCCGGGCTGTTCGCTGACCCCGGCCTATCAGCCGCCGGCCTCGCCCTTGCCGGCCCGGCTCGACGCGACCACCGCCACACCGACCAGCATCGGCCCGGGCGTGGCACTGCAGGACGACGAACGTCGCCTGCTCGGCGAGCTGAGCCACGAACCCTTGCTGGCGGAACTGGTCAGTCAGGCCCTGGCCGGCAATCGAGACTACCGGATCGCCCAGTTGAAGGTCGAGCAGGCGCGCAGTCGTTTCGGCCTGAGCCAAGCCGAGCGCTGGCCGGTCCTGGGCCTGCAGGTGCAGCGCCAGCACCAACGCTTCAACGACCCGGTCCTGGATGAACGCTACAAACAAGACCTGGCCACCGCCACGCTGGGGGTCAGTGATTTCGAGCTGGACTTTTTCGGTCGCCTGGCCAGCCTCAGCGAGCAGGCCCGCCACCAATTGCTGGCCAGTGACCTGGGCAGCCAGGCCGCACGCGGCGCGCTGGTGGCCGAGGTGGCGCGCCTTTACCTGCAGGCGCGGCAGGCGGACGAAGCGTTGCAGATCGCAAGCGACGCCGCCGAGGTCAGCCGGCAGTTGCGCGCCAGCCTGCAGACACAGGTCGCCGCGGGCGCCGTTGCCGCCGCCGAACTGGACGCTGCACAGAACGAGGAGCTGCAAGCCCGGCAGCGTTGGCAGGACAGCCAGAGCCAGCGCACCCAGGCTTACCAGGCCCTGGCCTGGGTCACCGGCTACCGGCTGCTGCCCTCGCCCATGCCGCCAGCGACCAGCCCCCTGGCGCCAGCAGAGCTGCCCGGCGAACTCGCCGACCTGCCCTCCGAGCGCCTGCTGCAACGCTTCGACGTGCGTGCCGCCGAACAGCGCCTGCGCGCCGCCGATGCCGGTATCGGCGCGGCGCGGGCGGCGTTCTTTCCGTCCATTCGCCTGAGTACCGGCCTGGGTGTCGCCAGCCCGGCGCTGCATGACCTGTTCAGCTCCGGCAGCGGCCTGCGCCTGCTCAGCCCGTCGCTGTCGTTGCCGCTGTTCGACGGTGGCCGCAACCAGGCCAATCTGAATGCCGCCCAAGTGGCCAGGCAAATGGCCGTCGCCGACTACCAGCGCACGCTGATCAACGCCTTCCGCGACATGGCCAGCGGCCTCGAACAACGCCGCCAACTGCTGGCGCAATGGCAGACCCTGCAAGCCCGCCAGCAACTGGCCCAGCGGCACAGTCAGCGCCAGGAGCAGCAATGGCAGGCCGGAGCCGGCAGCCTCCAGGCGCGTCTGCAGGCACGCCTGGACACCCTGCAGACCAGCCAGGCCCTCAGCCAGGCCAGCCAGGCACTGTTCGACAACCGCCTGCGCCTGTATCGCGCCCTGCACGGCATCGACGACTCCGTAGCACTTCCTGAAGCCAACCTTGAAGGTAACTCACCATGA